The following coding sequences lie in one Spirosoma sp. KUDC1026 genomic window:
- a CDS encoding TonB-dependent receptor, with amino-acid sequence MAQSSTVLFAFASLFPLASFAQTPATSSLEDTLQLNEVVVRGYATNRRLLETPASIGLLTRRDLNQRFGTPTLVPALNTLPGVRADERSPGSYRLAIRGSAIRSPFGVRNVKTYWNEIPLTDAGGNTPLNALDVRSLGRVEVIKGPSGSLYGAGTGGTLLFSGLSVPAGQTRVELSALGGSYGLYGNGVSVQTGRNNSAISLNYNHLQSDGYRENSAVVRDNLSLTASFTVSPKRTISVLGLYSDLHYQTPGGLTAAQFQANPRAARPATPTLPGSVQQQAGIYQKIGFLGVSQEYRWNDRIQNTTVIYGSTTDFANPFISNYERRTDQGLGGRTVTQFRLPDGPLPATFTVGAEYLRNFTVDRNFGNRGGVADTIQTDEELIARQSTLFAQAELELPARFRLTAGISRNDSRYGFTRFPIRSAGSLPATLLNRQFQPVWLPRVALLRTFGPNISAFASISTGYSTPSSQEVRPSAGGFNATLNPERGTSYEIGLRGSALNSRFRFDLAAYELQLTETIVRRSDAAGAEYFVNAGRTSQQGIEGQLSYDFILPSNSSTPSFVSLLRLWHSLTLTNYRFRDYQQGTADLSNNRIPGVAPVTLVTGLDLETKPGLYAHVTYQFLNPFFLNDANTLSASPTRLLQATLGVRRSLGNAWTVDVYASGDNLLNQVYSLGYDLNAFGNRFYNAAPARNGLGGVRVSVKW; translated from the coding sequence ATGGCCCAATCGTCTACAGTACTCTTCGCCTTTGCTTCTCTTTTCCCCCTGGCATCGTTTGCGCAAACGCCCGCTACGTCTTCGCTGGAGGATACGCTCCAACTGAACGAGGTCGTTGTGCGGGGTTACGCCACCAACCGACGGTTGCTGGAAACTCCCGCGTCCATCGGTCTGCTGACGCGCCGGGATCTGAATCAGCGCTTTGGTACGCCCACGCTGGTGCCGGCGCTTAATACGTTGCCGGGCGTCCGGGCCGACGAACGTTCCCCGGGCAGCTACCGGCTTGCGATTCGGGGCAGTGCCATCCGGTCGCCGTTCGGGGTACGTAACGTCAAGACCTACTGGAACGAAATTCCGCTGACCGACGCTGGGGGCAATACCCCCCTGAATGCGCTGGACGTCCGGTCACTCGGCCGGGTTGAAGTCATTAAGGGGCCATCGGGCAGTTTGTACGGAGCCGGCACGGGGGGTACCCTGTTGTTCAGCGGCCTGTCTGTTCCCGCGGGACAAACCCGCGTTGAGCTATCGGCGCTGGGAGGCAGCTACGGCCTGTACGGCAATGGCGTTTCTGTGCAGACCGGACGCAATAACTCGGCCATTTCACTCAATTACAATCACCTGCAGAGCGACGGTTACCGGGAAAACAGCGCTGTGGTACGGGATAATCTGAGCCTGACCGCTTCGTTTACCGTGAGTCCGAAACGAACTATCTCGGTACTGGGTCTGTATTCGGATCTGCATTATCAGACGCCCGGTGGTCTGACAGCCGCGCAGTTCCAGGCAAATCCCCGCGCAGCGCGACCAGCAACGCCTACCCTGCCCGGCAGCGTTCAGCAACAGGCGGGTATTTATCAGAAAATAGGGTTTCTGGGTGTATCGCAGGAGTACCGCTGGAACGACCGGATTCAGAACACAACGGTTATTTACGGCTCAACGACTGATTTCGCTAACCCGTTTATTTCCAACTACGAGCGACGTACTGATCAGGGTCTTGGCGGTCGGACCGTTACGCAGTTCCGCCTGCCCGACGGACCGTTGCCCGCTACCTTCACGGTGGGTGCTGAATACCTCCGCAATTTCACGGTCGACCGTAATTTCGGCAACCGGGGGGGCGTAGCCGACACCATTCAGACCGATGAAGAACTGATTGCCCGGCAAAGCACGCTCTTCGCGCAGGCCGAACTCGAACTGCCCGCCCGCTTCCGCCTGACAGCGGGGATCAGCCGTAACGACAGCCGCTACGGATTTACGAGGTTCCCCATCCGAAGCGCGGGATCCTTACCCGCTACGTTGCTGAACCGCCAGTTCCAGCCGGTCTGGTTACCCCGTGTCGCCCTGTTACGTACGTTTGGTCCCAACATATCGGCTTTTGCCAGCATCAGCACGGGCTATTCGACCCCTTCGAGCCAGGAGGTTCGCCCGTCGGCGGGCGGATTCAACGCGACACTCAATCCCGAACGCGGTACCAGTTACGAAATCGGTCTGCGTGGATCAGCGTTGAACAGTCGCTTCCGGTTCGACCTGGCCGCTTACGAACTCCAGCTCACCGAAACCATCGTCCGCCGGTCTGACGCTGCGGGGGCCGAATATTTTGTAAACGCGGGGCGCACGAGTCAACAGGGAATTGAGGGCCAGTTGTCGTATGATTTTATCCTGCCGTCAAACTCATCTACCCCATCGTTCGTTTCGCTGCTTCGGCTTTGGCATAGCCTGACGCTGACGAACTATCGGTTCCGTGATTATCAGCAGGGAACGGCGGATTTATCGAATAATCGCATTCCGGGCGTCGCGCCGGTAACGCTCGTTACCGGGCTGGACCTGGAAACGAAACCCGGCCTGTACGCGCACGTGACGTACCAGTTCCTGAATCCATTCTTCCTCAACGATGCCAATACCCTATCAGCCAGCCCAACGCGACTGCTACAGGCTACGCTGGGCGTTCGCCGGTCACTGGGCAACGCCTGGACGGTCGACGTTTATGCGAGTGGCGACAACCTGCTGAATCAGGTGTATTCATTGGGTTACGACCTCAACGCTTTCGGTAATCGCTTCTATAATGCCGCTCCGGCGCGGAATGGGCTGGGCGGTGTTCGCGTAAGCGTTAAATGGTAG
- a CDS encoding major royal jelly family protein: MKTTLFAVSLLMSSLAVNAQSSSAPGQSPNVETVAEFGKHQPIGVGVSKERRIFITFPKKPENYDYGLAEIVNLGNGPGQRKPYPNAEWNQWDSTKPKDRFMNVQALFVDKTNALWVLDPGNPGEEATIPDGVKLMKINLANDQVEKIFRFEDLPREKTALNDVRIDTEHQFAYLSDPKRATIVVLDLKTGKSRNLLQDDKSTKADPEFKLKIDGKEVKDDKGKSFSSKVNGIALTDDFKYFYYRAINQTKLYRIETQYLRNPDLSPAEVAKHVEEVAETGVSHGMTSDAKGNVYLTDSPNKAVRYLTPDRKLETLAKDSRFLWPDSFAVGWDGYLYMTAAQIHRTKKYNDGHDKVDYPFRLYRMKLPN; this comes from the coding sequence ATGAAAACGACACTTTTTGCTGTATCTCTTCTTATGAGTAGTCTAGCGGTTAACGCCCAGTCCAGTTCCGCCCCCGGCCAGTCGCCCAATGTGGAGACCGTAGCTGAGTTCGGCAAACACCAGCCCATCGGCGTAGGCGTCTCCAAAGAACGACGGATTTTTATTACGTTCCCCAAGAAGCCGGAGAACTACGATTATGGTCTGGCCGAGATCGTCAACCTTGGTAACGGACCGGGACAACGGAAGCCTTACCCCAACGCCGAATGGAATCAATGGGATTCGACGAAGCCCAAAGATCGGTTTATGAACGTACAGGCGCTGTTTGTCGACAAAACCAACGCGCTTTGGGTACTCGATCCCGGCAACCCCGGCGAAGAGGCAACCATTCCGGACGGAGTCAAGCTGATGAAGATCAACCTGGCGAATGATCAGGTCGAGAAGATCTTCCGCTTTGAAGACCTGCCCCGCGAAAAAACGGCCCTGAACGACGTACGTATCGATACTGAGCACCAGTTTGCGTACCTGTCGGACCCCAAGCGGGCCACTATCGTCGTACTCGATTTAAAAACGGGTAAGAGCCGGAACCTGCTTCAGGATGATAAATCGACCAAAGCCGATCCGGAGTTCAAGCTCAAAATTGATGGCAAGGAAGTAAAGGACGACAAAGGGAAATCGTTCAGCAGCAAAGTCAACGGCATTGCTCTGACCGACGATTTCAAGTATTTTTATTACCGGGCCATTAATCAGACCAAGCTGTACCGGATCGAAACGCAGTACCTGCGGAATCCTGACCTAAGCCCGGCGGAGGTTGCTAAACACGTGGAAGAAGTGGCTGAGACCGGCGTATCACACGGCATGACTTCCGACGCCAAAGGCAACGTCTACCTGACGGATTCACCAAACAAAGCAGTGCGTTATCTGACGCCGGATCGCAAACTCGAAACCCTCGCCAAAGACAGTCGTTTTCTGTGGCCCGATAGCTTCGCTGTGGGCTGGGATGGCTATCTGTACATGACAGCCGCCCAGATTCACCGGACGAAGAAATATAACGACGGCCATGATAAAGTCGATTACCCGTTCCGCCTGTACCGGATGAAGCTACCGAATTAA
- a CDS encoding response regulator — protein MNSLFKACVFLVDDDEDDRYLVKEVFKQSSPECRLRLLSNGEELIQALAQTDYLPSLVLLDINMPFMGGMEALKIIRQNPSYDTIPIIMLTTSDQLSDRQQATLLKANGFITKPPTLQQLNNEVLRLKRDWLQGNCISMPQAATATGSLK, from the coding sequence ATGAATTCATTGTTTAAGGCGTGCGTCTTCCTGGTGGATGACGATGAAGACGACCGGTATTTGGTTAAGGAAGTTTTTAAGCAATCCAGTCCAGAATGTAGATTGCGGCTCCTTAGTAACGGGGAAGAGTTAATCCAGGCGCTGGCTCAGACGGATTATTTGCCCAGTTTGGTTCTTCTGGATATTAACATGCCTTTTATGGGGGGTATGGAAGCGCTGAAAATTATTCGCCAGAATCCATCGTACGATACCATTCCTATTATCATGCTGACAACATCAGACCAGCTTTCAGACCGTCAGCAGGCGACCCTCTTGAAAGCCAATGGTTTTATTACAAAACCACCAACCTTACAGCAGTTAAACAACGAAGTTTTACGTTTGAAACGGGATTGGTTACAAGGAAACTGCATTTCTATGCCCCAGGCTGCTACGGCAACAGGCTCGCTGAAGTAA
- a CDS encoding pentapeptide repeat-containing protein, translating into MSAFYAIARWAGTRLFSVYMPGLSLTGSFLTGSVLTGSVLTGSVLTGSVLTGSVLTGSILTGSILTGPAVVAPTVVVCFGFAGFALFRRG; encoded by the coding sequence ATGTCCGCTTTCTACGCCATCGCCCGTTGGGCCGGAACCAGGCTGTTCAGCGTTTATATGCCGGGGCTCAGTCTGACCGGGTCTTTCCTGACCGGGTCTGTCCTGACCGGGTCTGTCCTGACCGGGTCTGTCCTGACCGGGTCTGTCCTGACCGGGTCTGTCCTGACCGGGTCTATCCTGACCGGGTCTATCCTGACCGGACCGGCGGTTGTTGCGCCGACGGTTGTTGTTTGCTTTGGGTTCGCCGGTTTCGCTTTGTTCAGAAGAGGTTGA
- a CDS encoding DEAD/DEAH box helicase gives MITPQQPDQLLANLGITALNPMQLAAQQAIQTTTDTILIAPTGSGKTVAFLLPMLQLLNPGHKGVQCLILVPSRELALQIEQVWKTMATGYKVNVCYGGHSIDTEIRNLSNPPAVMIGTPGRISDHIDRQSFARDGIHTLILDEFDKSLTLGFQEEMAFIIDGLQDLRQRVLVSATASLTIPDFVGLQSPKILTFIPDDTQTGNLTTEVVYATRKDKIDTLFDLLCTLDSEPALIFCNLRETADRCSALLTERGIYARAYHGGMEQEDRERALIQFRNGSVRYLVTTDLAARGLDIPEMKYVIHYHLPPHEPEFVHRNGRTARMQASGTVYVIVHRDEIYPSYLPTALPEFRLPSTQQPLPNPPDFQTLYISGGKKNKVNKVDIVGFFRQKGGLDKGDLGRIDVQDFMSFAAVRTEKVAGLLASISQQKMKGKKYKIEVAR, from the coding sequence ATGATAACACCCCAACAGCCAGATCAGCTTCTGGCGAATCTAGGGATCACGGCCCTGAACCCGATGCAGCTGGCCGCTCAGCAGGCTATCCAGACGACTACCGACACCATTCTGATTGCGCCTACTGGTTCGGGCAAAACCGTCGCCTTCCTGCTGCCAATGCTTCAGTTGCTCAACCCCGGTCACAAGGGGGTACAGTGCCTGATTCTGGTTCCCTCCCGCGAACTGGCCTTGCAGATCGAACAGGTCTGGAAAACCATGGCGACGGGGTACAAAGTGAACGTTTGCTACGGCGGTCATTCCATCGACACCGAGATTCGGAATTTAAGCAATCCGCCAGCCGTCATGATTGGTACACCCGGCCGCATTTCTGACCATATCGACCGCCAATCATTTGCGCGGGACGGTATTCATACGCTGATTCTGGACGAGTTCGACAAATCACTGACGCTGGGTTTTCAGGAGGAAATGGCCTTCATTATCGATGGACTACAGGACCTGCGTCAGCGCGTACTGGTATCGGCTACGGCCAGCCTGACCATTCCTGATTTTGTGGGGCTCCAGTCGCCCAAAATCCTGACGTTTATCCCCGACGATACGCAGACCGGAAACCTCACAACAGAGGTCGTCTATGCGACACGGAAAGACAAGATCGACACCCTGTTTGATCTGCTTTGCACCCTTGACTCCGAACCAGCCCTGATCTTCTGCAACCTCCGGGAAACGGCCGACCGATGCAGCGCCCTGCTGACCGAACGGGGTATCTACGCCCGCGCCTATCACGGTGGCATGGAACAGGAGGACCGCGAACGAGCGCTGATTCAGTTCCGGAACGGGAGTGTCCGCTACCTGGTTACGACCGATCTGGCGGCCCGTGGCCTGGATATCCCCGAAATGAAGTACGTCATCCACTACCATCTGCCGCCCCACGAGCCAGAGTTTGTGCACCGAAACGGACGCACCGCCCGGATGCAGGCATCGGGTACGGTGTATGTGATCGTGCACCGCGATGAGATCTATCCTAGTTATCTCCCCACAGCACTTCCCGAGTTCCGGCTCCCCAGCACCCAGCAACCTCTCCCAAATCCGCCTGACTTTCAGACATTGTACATCAGTGGCGGTAAGAAGAACAAAGTGAACAAGGTAGACATCGTGGGTTTCTTCCGTCAGAAAGGGGGGCTTGACAAAGGGGATCTGGGCCGCATTGACGTGCAGGACTTCATGTCGTTTGCCGCCGTTCGTACCGAAAAAGTAGCGGGACTGCTGGCCAGTATCAGCCAGCAGAAGATGAAAGGAAAGAAATATAAAATTGAGGTGGCCCGGTAG
- a CDS encoding amidohydrolase family protein: protein MKKLFISILTLASLTGYAQNPAPAKPQAKTIALTGGTVHVGNGQVIQNGIVLFDKGVITNVVDGTLVKLNLSNDVEVIDVAGKHVYPGLISPASTVGLQEFASVRATVDMREIGILNPNIRALIAYNTDSEIIPTIRNNGVLLTQATPQGGTVSGSSSVMMTDGWNWEDAALKKDDGIWLNWPTYFSRSFNFEDFTVTLRRDEKRNEAIAALKATFADAKAYSAVKNQTPMNLKLEAMRGLFSGAQNLYVRADYGKDIIEAVNFAKSMGVQKVVIVGGEEANRVVTFLKENNVPVILSALHRLPNREDEDVDLPYRMPGILQKAGVLVGLSYAEEWWRTRNLPFLAGTAAGFGITDREEALKLVTSNNAKILGVDNAVGTLEKGKHATLFVSAGDALDMRTNVVEQVFIQGRKVNLDDRHKRLYKTYKDKFEQK, encoded by the coding sequence ATGAAGAAACTATTTATTTCAATACTGACGCTGGCATCGCTTACGGGCTATGCGCAGAACCCTGCCCCCGCCAAACCGCAGGCCAAGACCATCGCGCTTACGGGCGGAACGGTCCACGTTGGGAACGGGCAGGTTATCCAGAACGGGATTGTCCTGTTTGACAAAGGAGTGATCACGAACGTGGTCGACGGTACGCTGGTCAAGCTGAACCTGAGCAACGACGTTGAGGTCATCGACGTAGCGGGGAAACACGTCTACCCCGGCCTGATCTCACCCGCATCGACGGTGGGCCTGCAGGAGTTTGCCTCCGTCCGCGCGACGGTCGACATGCGCGAGATTGGTATCCTGAACCCCAACATCCGGGCCCTGATCGCCTACAACACCGATTCCGAGATCATCCCTACGATCCGAAACAACGGCGTCCTGCTCACCCAGGCAACGCCCCAGGGTGGTACGGTATCGGGCAGTTCGAGCGTGATGATGACCGACGGCTGGAACTGGGAAGATGCCGCGCTGAAAAAAGACGACGGTATCTGGCTGAACTGGCCGACGTATTTCTCCCGCAGCTTCAACTTTGAGGATTTTACGGTAACGCTCCGGCGGGATGAGAAACGTAACGAAGCGATTGCGGCCCTGAAGGCCACCTTTGCCGACGCCAAAGCCTACTCGGCGGTCAAAAACCAGACGCCGATGAACCTTAAGCTGGAAGCCATGCGTGGCCTGTTCTCCGGCGCGCAGAACCTCTACGTCCGCGCCGACTACGGCAAGGACATCATCGAAGCCGTCAACTTCGCCAAATCGATGGGTGTACAGAAAGTGGTAATCGTAGGGGGGGAAGAAGCCAACCGGGTCGTTACGTTCCTGAAAGAAAATAACGTGCCGGTCATCCTGAGCGCTCTGCATCGCCTGCCGAATCGTGAGGACGAAGACGTGGACCTGCCGTATCGTATGCCAGGTATCCTGCAGAAAGCGGGGGTACTGGTGGGCCTGAGCTACGCCGAAGAGTGGTGGCGGACCCGTAACCTGCCGTTCCTGGCGGGCACAGCCGCTGGCTTCGGTATCACCGACCGCGAAGAAGCGTTGAAGCTCGTTACGTCGAACAACGCCAAAATCCTGGGCGTTGACAACGCAGTTGGTACGCTGGAAAAAGGCAAACACGCTACCTTGTTCGTCTCGGCGGGTGATGCCCTCGATATGCGCACAAACGTCGTAGAACAGGTCTTTATCCAGGGCCGCAAAGTTAACCTGGACGACCGACACAAACGCCTGTACAAAACGTACAAAGACAAGTTCGAACAGAAGTAA
- a CDS encoding amidohydrolase family protein produces MIKHFLTGLFVASLAYGAMAQTTFPNNGVYDERPGVYAFTNATIVVDPKTTLQNATLLIRNGRVEAVGTNVTLPAGVVATDLKGKRIYPGLVEIDSDYGMPEIRRAPGGGGRGGAPQLESNKKGPYYWNQAVQPENEASLLFKADEKKADELRKLGFGATLTHNHDGIIRGTGALVTLADDRENRVVLMPTATTHYSFSKGSSTQTSPNSMMGTVAVIRQALYDADWYKRAGSKEQANLSLDALNRGMALPAIFEANDKLGILRADKIGDEFNTQYIIRSTGDEYQRLDEVKATGASLIVPVNFPQPYDVEDPWDADNVSLAEMKHWEMAPMNAGRLVAVNIPFALTTAGLRNKIDFWANLRKAIENGLSEEKALEALTTMPARLIRAENLVGTLQKGRVANFIITSGNLFSPDNVIYENWIQGKQYIIGQKDATDLRGSWTLAIADQPALKLNITGKSPEKLEYQIQADTVKITPKVVLNNDFMSIQAQLNRRRPGTTRLTGYRTSPTTFKGDGETPDGKKVSWTATRTGDAPETGSPRSTSAVSTSAVSTSVTSTTGLASLPASATAVIYPFVGMGNATKPKAENTLFKNATVWTNEKDGILTNADVYVVNGKISQVGKNLSAPSGAKVVDATGKHLTSGIIDEHSHIALLSVNEGSQSSTAEVRMADVVNSEDINIYRQLAGGVTASQLLHGSANAIGGQSAMVKLKWGEAPDAMLVKGADGFIKFALGENVKQANYPNPNVLTRFPQSRMGVEQVYMDHFTRAREYGKQWSDYNGLNKKDKASAQAPRRDLELDALAEILNKKRFITCHSYVQSEINMLMKLADSLGFKVNTFTHILEGYKLADKMAKHGVGGSSFADWWAYKMEVKDAIPYNAALMHRQGVTVSINSDDAEMARRLNQEAAKTVEYGGMSEEDAWKMVTLNPAKLLHLDSRMGSVKAGKDADLVLWNTSPLAIYARPEITMIDGTVYFSLKDEDAKRDAMQTERARLIQKMLSAKSGGTSTQRPNFRRARMWHCEDIEGMMAEGEEEGK; encoded by the coding sequence ATGATAAAACATTTCCTGACAGGACTGTTTGTGGCCAGCCTGGCCTACGGGGCAATGGCACAAACGACGTTCCCGAACAATGGGGTGTACGACGAGCGACCGGGGGTATATGCCTTCACCAATGCCACCATCGTCGTCGACCCAAAAACAACCCTGCAAAACGCGACGCTGCTCATCCGGAACGGGCGCGTCGAAGCCGTTGGTACCAACGTAACCCTGCCGGCCGGGGTGGTAGCTACCGACCTGAAAGGCAAGCGGATCTACCCTGGCCTGGTCGAGATCGACTCAGACTACGGCATGCCTGAAATCCGGCGTGCACCCGGTGGCGGTGGCCGCGGTGGGGCTCCCCAGCTGGAGTCGAACAAGAAGGGACCCTATTACTGGAACCAGGCCGTTCAGCCCGAAAACGAAGCCAGTCTGCTGTTCAAAGCCGATGAGAAAAAAGCCGACGAACTGCGGAAACTGGGCTTCGGCGCTACGCTCACCCACAACCACGATGGGATTATCCGCGGCACGGGCGCGCTGGTGACCCTGGCCGACGACCGGGAGAATAGGGTGGTGCTGATGCCTACCGCAACGACGCACTACTCGTTCAGCAAAGGCAGCTCGACGCAGACCAGTCCCAACTCCATGATGGGAACGGTTGCCGTGATCCGGCAGGCACTGTACGACGCCGACTGGTACAAACGGGCGGGTAGCAAAGAGCAGGCAAACCTCTCGCTCGACGCCCTGAACCGGGGCATGGCGCTTCCCGCCATTTTCGAAGCCAACGACAAGCTGGGTATCCTGCGGGCCGACAAAATAGGGGATGAGTTTAACACGCAGTATATCATCCGGAGCACGGGCGATGAATACCAGCGGCTGGACGAAGTGAAAGCTACGGGCGCGTCGCTGATCGTACCCGTTAACTTTCCGCAGCCTTACGACGTTGAAGATCCCTGGGATGCAGACAACGTATCGCTGGCCGAAATGAAGCACTGGGAAATGGCTCCCATGAACGCTGGTCGGCTGGTGGCTGTTAATATCCCATTCGCGCTGACAACGGCCGGACTACGGAACAAGATCGATTTCTGGGCGAACCTACGCAAAGCCATCGAAAACGGCCTGTCGGAAGAAAAAGCTCTCGAAGCCCTGACGACCATGCCGGCTCGCCTGATTCGCGCCGAGAATCTGGTCGGCACGCTGCAAAAAGGCCGCGTGGCGAACTTCATCATTACGTCGGGTAACCTGTTCAGTCCCGATAACGTGATTTACGAAAACTGGATTCAGGGTAAGCAGTACATCATCGGTCAGAAAGACGCCACCGACCTGCGGGGAAGCTGGACGCTGGCTATCGCCGATCAGCCCGCACTGAAGCTGAACATCACTGGTAAATCGCCCGAGAAACTGGAGTACCAGATTCAGGCTGATACCGTAAAAATTACGCCGAAAGTTGTGCTGAACAACGACTTCATGTCGATTCAGGCGCAGCTGAACCGGCGCCGTCCCGGTACGACCCGCCTGACGGGGTACCGCACCAGCCCAACGACCTTCAAAGGCGATGGCGAAACGCCAGACGGTAAGAAAGTAAGCTGGACAGCTACGCGCACTGGTGATGCTCCCGAGACGGGCAGTCCACGGTCCACGTCGGCTGTTTCCACGTCGGCCGTATCCACGTCGGTAACTTCTACGACGGGCCTGGCGAGTTTACCCGCCAGCGCTACGGCGGTGATCTATCCGTTCGTGGGGATGGGCAATGCGACCAAGCCCAAAGCCGAAAATACGCTGTTTAAAAACGCGACCGTCTGGACCAACGAGAAAGACGGTATCCTGACCAACGCCGATGTGTACGTCGTAAACGGCAAGATCAGCCAGGTTGGTAAGAACCTGTCGGCTCCATCGGGTGCGAAAGTCGTTGACGCTACGGGTAAACACCTGACCAGCGGCATCATCGACGAACACTCGCACATTGCGCTGCTATCCGTGAACGAAGGCTCGCAGTCGAGCACGGCCGAGGTACGCATGGCCGACGTCGTAAACTCGGAAGACATCAATATCTACCGGCAACTGGCGGGTGGCGTCACGGCCTCGCAACTGCTGCACGGCTCGGCCAACGCCATCGGTGGGCAGTCGGCAATGGTCAAATTGAAATGGGGTGAAGCGCCTGACGCCATGCTGGTCAAAGGTGCCGATGGCTTCATCAAGTTTGCTCTCGGCGAGAACGTAAAACAGGCCAACTACCCCAACCCGAACGTACTGACACGTTTCCCGCAGAGCCGGATGGGGGTGGAGCAGGTGTATATGGATCACTTCACCCGCGCTCGTGAGTACGGCAAGCAATGGAGCGATTACAACGGTCTGAATAAAAAAGATAAAGCAAGCGCCCAGGCGCCCCGCCGGGATCTGGAACTCGACGCCCTGGCTGAAATCCTGAACAAGAAACGCTTCATCACCTGCCACTCCTACGTCCAGTCGGAGATTAACATGCTGATGAAACTGGCCGACTCGCTGGGCTTTAAAGTCAACACGTTTACGCACATTCTGGAAGGCTACAAACTGGCCGACAAAATGGCGAAACATGGCGTGGGCGGTTCGTCCTTCGCCGACTGGTGGGCCTACAAAATGGAGGTGAAAGACGCTATTCCGTACAATGCCGCGCTGATGCACCGGCAGGGCGTAACGGTGTCGATCAATTCGGATGACGCCGAAATGGCCCGTCGCCTGAACCAGGAAGCGGCTAAAACCGTGGAATACGGTGGCATGAGCGAAGAAGACGCCTGGAAAATGGTAACGCTCAACCCCGCCAAACTCCTGCACCTCGACAGCCGCATGGGTAGCGTGAAAGCGGGCAAAGACGCCGATCTGGTGCTCTGGAATACCAGCCCCCTGGCGATCTATGCCCGTCCTGAAATCACGATGATCGACGGCACGGTGTATTTCAGCCTGAAAGATGAGGACGCTAAACGCGACGCGATGCAGACCGAACGCGCCCGGCTGATCCAGAAAATGCTGTCGGCGAAGTCGGGTGGTACGTCTACCCAACGCCCCAACTTCCGGCGCGCCCGGATGTGGCACTGCGAAGACATTGAAGGTATGATGGCCGAAGGCGAAGAAGAAGGAAAATAA
- a CDS encoding SMP-30/gluconolactonase/LRE family protein, translated as MIISFTRRLLPFLLTIIGAAAWAQSTTYATIGHIVRTDPKLNQLIPADAKIEIIGAGFGHLEGPVWVKDSNCLLVSDTKAQITYKWSPTKGLSKFLENTGYTGQMPYSEEPGSNGMTIDGKGRLVMCEHGDRRVAVLRLDGKWGKQTLADSYQGKRFSSPNDIVAHTNGSLYFTDPPYGLPKKEKDPTREMTVNGVYQMMPNGTVNRLISDMTLPNGLALSADGKTLYVSQSDSLKPLIRVYPVLANGSLGKGKVFFDATSVPKLRDKEVPDGLKADRDGNIWAAGPGGLLIISPAGKLLGRIDTGEVIANCAWGDDGSTLYITSNTFLCRIKTTAKGIIPGKL; from the coding sequence ATGATTATTTCTTTTACGCGTCGGCTGCTTCCGTTCCTGTTAACTATTATCGGCGCAGCAGCCTGGGCGCAGTCTACAACCTACGCCACTATTGGCCACATTGTTCGCACGGACCCCAAACTGAACCAGCTCATTCCGGCGGATGCAAAAATCGAAATTATAGGCGCTGGCTTCGGCCACCTGGAAGGTCCCGTCTGGGTAAAAGACAGCAACTGCCTGCTGGTGAGTGATACCAAAGCGCAGATCACCTACAAATGGTCGCCAACGAAAGGACTATCGAAATTTTTAGAGAACACCGGCTACACCGGTCAGATGCCCTACAGCGAAGAACCCGGCAGCAATGGAATGACGATCGACGGGAAAGGGCGGCTGGTCATGTGCGAACACGGCGACCGGCGTGTTGCTGTTCTGAGGCTGGATGGTAAATGGGGGAAACAAACGCTGGCTGATAGTTACCAGGGAAAACGCTTCAGTAGCCCCAACGACATAGTGGCGCATACGAATGGGAGCCTGTATTTCACCGACCCACCGTATGGCCTGCCGAAAAAAGAGAAAGACCCGACGCGGGAGATGACCGTTAACGGTGTATACCAGATGATGCCGAATGGTACGGTTAATCGGCTCATCAGCGATATGACGCTGCCCAACGGACTCGCTCTCTCGGCCGACGGAAAAACCCTCTACGTATCCCAATCGGATTCGCTGAAGCCGCTCATTCGGGTCTATCCAGTGCTGGCAAATGGCAGCCTGGGGAAAGGTAAGGTCTTTTTCGATGCTACGTCGGTGCCTAAACTCCGGGATAAGGAAGTACCGGACGGACTCAAAGCCGACCGCGACGGAAATATCTGGGCGGCTGGTCCGGGAGGGTTGCTGATTATCTCACCCGCGGGTAAATTGCTGGGTCGGATTGATACGGGCGAAGTGATTGCCAACTGCGCCTGGGGAGACGACGGTTCGACGCTTTACATTACGTCCAATACGTTCCTCTGCCGGATAAAAACCACCGCCAAAGGGATCATACCCGGTAAATTATAA